GCATCATCGCCGGCGCAGCGATCCACGACTCGGAGCACGCGAATGCGGATGGCGACGGCGTCGATATCGACTATCTCGCCAATATCGAGAACCACGGTGCAATCCTGGCGCTGGGCGCTGTCGGCGACAAGGATGGCAATCCCGACGACCCGAACATAGCCGACGCCATCTCGATCGGCGGCGGAACCATCACCAACACCGCCGGCGCGCTGATCTACAGCGTCGGCCGCGGCATTCTCGTCGACGACAGCGAGGGCGGTGCCGCCTATGCCGGCGTGACCATCAACAATGCCGGCTGGATCGTCAGCGAGACCGGCGAGGCAATTACGGTTCGCGGCAATAATCTCAACCAGATCGGAAACTCTGGGGTTATCTTCGGCGATATCAAGACGGGTGGCGGTGTCGACTGGTTGACGAATTCGGGACTCGTTTTTGGTTCGATCGACCTTGGAAACGGCCTCAGTCAGGTCAACAATTCGGGCGCGATCACAGGCTCCCTTTCGATGGGGTCCGGAGCGAGCTTTATTCTCAATTCCGGGCTGGTGGGCGGCAGCGTGTCGCTGGGCCTCGGTAGCGATCAAATGACCAATGAGGGGCTTATCCTTGGCGGTGTCGATCTCGGCGCTGACGGCGGCGATTCGCTGAACAATCGTGGTGTTATCGTTGGTTCGGTCATCGGCGACGGCTGGGGGACGTCGGTCGGCAATTCTGGCGGTATTGGCGGCGACGTGGCGATCGGCTCGGGAACGCTCGCCAACACAGGGTGGATCGGCGGCAGCGTTGGATTGACTGGCATTCTGACCAACAGCGGCTGGATAGGCGGAAATGCCAATGTCGTTGCAGGAACGATCGACAATTCGGGCAGCATCGGTGGCGACGTCGGGATCCAATCCGGTGATGGCGATCTGACCAATTCAGGTTGGATCGGCGGCAATGTTGGTTTCGGCTCGGGCAACAACGATATCGACAACAGCGGATCGATCGTCGGGAATATCATCGCTGGCAGCGGCAATGATTGGTTCTCCAATTCTGGCTTTATCGGCGGCAGCGTCGATCTCGGCAGCGGCAGCGACTATGTCGACAATGACGGCTCGATTGGTGGCGGCGTCGCGATGGGCTTTGGCGCGCTGGACAATGCCGGTTCGATCGGCGGCAGCGTCTCCGGCAGCAGCTATTTGACGAACTACGGCTTGATCGGCGGCGGCGTTGCGATGCTCGCCGATACCTACACGCGTATGGACAATTTCGGGACGATCGGCGGAAGTGTCGATCTCGGCAATAGCGGGGCCTGGCTCAATAATTTCGGTTCGATCGGTGGCGATCTCTCCGTGTCTGGCTCTGACGCGATCCTCTACAATATCGGCTGGATCGGCGGGAGCGTGGCTACGGGCGTCGGCAACGATTTCCTGTTCAGCCTGGGGATCGGCGGCAATGTGACGATGGGCGACGGCGCCGATGCTCTCCTCGCTGCCGGGACCATCGGCGGCAACGTCTCAATGGGCGACGGCGATGATATTGTCGACCTACCCGACGGCCCCTCGGTCGCCGGGACTCTGGATGGCGGAACGGGCTTTGACAGCCTATCCATCTGGTCCTCGCTTTCGGGTGTCTCGACCCTGAAGGGCGTGACGAATTTCGAGACGCTCGGTGTCTATTCGGGCGATTGGACCTTTGGCGACAACGAGGCCTATTCGGCCGGCGTCACCGTCTATTCCAGTGCCTCGCTGGCCGTGAATACGGCCCTCTCCGCCGTGACGACGGTAGAGGGCGGCGCGACGCTTTCCGGCGGCGGCAGCGTTTCCGGGCTGGTGACGGCAGGCGTCGGTGCGGTGATCGTGCCCGGCACCGGGACCAGCGGCCAACTCACCGTTAATGGCAGTGCCAGCCTCACCGATGCCACGTTGAAGGTCGGCATGGCTGGCAATGGCGCGTCGAACCGCCTCGCCGTGACGGGCTCGGCCGCCATCAATGGCGGCACGGTGGTGCTCAACCTCGCCCCCGGACCCTATGTCGTCGGCGCCAAGGCGACGGTCGTGTCAGCGGCTGGCGGTATCACGGGAGCCGGCTTCTCGTCGCTTCAGGCGCCGAGCCTTCTGTTCATCACGCCGACGCTGGACATGGACGCCAACACTGTGACGATCTCGCTGGACCGCAACGGCATCCCCTTTGCGAGTTTCGCGCAGACGGCCAATGAGAGAGCCGTCGCCAACGCGCTCGACCAGAGCCATGGCGGCAGCCAGCTCTACAACTACGTCGCCAGCAGCCAGACGAGCGTTGGGCTCGCGGAAGGCTATGACTCGCTGTCGGGCGAGATTCATGCCGACCTCGCCGGCACGCTGTTCGATCAGTCGATGCAGACCGAACTGACGCTGCTCGAGCGGCTGCGCCAGATCGGTGTTCCCCACAAGACCGCCCAGCCGAGCCAGAAGCTCGGCTATGGCGAGGAGGCCAAGCCGAACAGCGCGGCCTTCGACGCACTGGAGGCGTCCGGGCCGCGCTATTCGGGCTGGACCCAGGCCTTCGGCTCCTGGCTCAACCGTGATGGCAGCGACAACGGCAATACGGCGGCGACGGATTCTTCCGTCGGCGGCGCGCTGGTCGGTGCGGACTTCTCAAACGACAACTATACTTTCGGCCTCGCCGGTGGTTACAGCTGGGGCTCGGCGGATACGTCGAAATGGTCGAGTTCTGCCGATATCGACACGGCGCTCATCGCGCTCTATGGCGGCGTTGCCTTCGATGCCGTGAAGCTGCGCGGGGGCGCATCGATGGGCTGGAGTTCGATCGACACGATGCGGGTCGCCAGCATTGCCGGCATCCTCGAACGGCCGCAGGCGAACTACAATGCGACAACGGGTAATGTCTTCGGCGAGGTCGCCTATGACGCCAAGGTCGGCAGCGCGACCCTCTCGCCCTATGTCGGCCTTGGCTGGGTCAGCGTGAACGCCGACGACTTCACGGAAACGAACGCCCCCCTGACCGGTCTCAGCTCGTCGGGCGCCTCCTATGAGACGACCTATTCGACGCTCGGTGCCCGCTTCTCGAGCGATATCTTCCTGAATGGGGTGCGGGTGACGCCGCGCGGGATGCTCGGCTGGCGCCACGCCTTCGACGATGTCTCGCCGGAGGCGGCGATGCTGTTCGTCAATACCGGCACTGGCTTCACGGTCGCCGGCACGCCGATCGCGCAGGACTCCGCGCTTGTCGAGGCTGGCGCCGACCTCGCCTTCAACGAGCGGGTGAGCCTCGGCTTCACCTATTCGGGGTCTTTCGCCGACAATGCGAATTCCAATACGGTGAAGCTTACTGGCGAAGTGCGCTTCTGATCCATTTCGCTTCCGCGATCGATACGGCCCGCTTTGGCGGGCCGTATTCATTTCCGCCTCTGTTTCGCGCGCCCGCCCATGCACGACAAGGCCGAAGGCGAGCTCGCCCATCGTTAACGGCGGTCCGGACGTCATGGCCCCGAAACCGGCGGAACGCCTGAGTCGATTTGTCCCGCCTCCCGGCCGATCTGGTTAACGCTTCCTTACGTCTTCCCTGACATATTTCGCGAAGTCCGATTCGGCCCGCGCGGAACACTTGGTGGAGACAGCATTTTGGCGAAGCACGTCGCCGTCCTGATGGGCGGCTGGTCGAGCGAGCGACCCGTTTCGCTCAATTCCGGCAAGGGGTGTGCCGACGCGCTGGAAACGGCCGGCTATCGCGTCACGCGGGTCGACGTCCAGCGCGATATCGCGGAAGTGTTGGCGAAGCTGAAGCCGGACGTCGCCTTCAATGCCCTGCATGGGCCCTATGGCGAGGATGGCAGCATCCAGGGCGTTCTGGAAATCCTGGGCATTCCTTATACCCATTCCGGCGTACTCGCTTCAGCGCTGGCGATGAACAAAGCGCGCGCCAAGGACGTCATGAAGGCGGCGGGAATTCCCGTCGCGGAATCGATCCTGATGCACCGGCTCGACGTCGCCAAGGCCCATCCGATGGAGCCGCCCTATGTCGTGAAGCCCGTCGCGGAGGGGTCGAGCTTCGGCGTCCTGATCGTCCGCGAGGGCGCGCTGCATCCGCCCCAGCAACTCTTTGCCGAGGACTGGCGCTATGGCGACACGGTAATGGTCGAGCGTTATATCGCCGGCCGCGAGCTGACTTGCGGCGTCAAAGGCGACGAAGCCTTTGATATCATTGAGCTCGTGACGGAAGATGGCGGCTGGTACGACTACGACGCCAAATATTCCGACAACGGTGCAAGACACGTAATTCCTGCTCCGCTTTTACCAGATATTTACCAAAGTATACGGAATCTGTCTGTGCGGGCTCATCGGGCTCTCGGGTGTCGCGGCATCAGCCGGGCGGACTTCCGATTTGACGACAGGCCGGGTGGCACGGGGGAACTCGTCTGCCTCGAAGTGAATACCCAGCCGGGCATGACGGCAACGTCACTGGTCCCGGACATGGCGAGATATGCCGGGATGGATTTCCCGGCGCTGGTGAGCTGGATGGTGGAGGACGCGTCGTGCGGCAGATAAGCCGGCGTAAAACGGGACAGACGGTTGAGGGCCTCGCGGCTTCGGCCGGCGCGGTGCCGACCAAGTTTGCCTCGTGGTTCCGCCGCCGCATGAAGGTCGTGGAGCGCATGGATTGGCGTCTTCCCGCCCATGTCGGCGTGAAGGGCCTGGCCGTGCTCTTCGCCGCCACCGCGATCGCTGGAATTGTCTCCGCGGGTCGGGTCGACGAGGTCGTCGGCGAGGTCAGCCATGCCGCCGGTCTCGTTGTCGATAATGTGCGCATCTCGGGCCAGATGGAGACATCCGAGGTTGCGGTGCTCGACAAGCTCGAACTCAACCCCGACGCCTCGCTCCCCTTCATCAATGTCGAGGCGGCCAAGGCCCGCATCGAGACTCTCCCCTGGGTGCAGCAAGCGACGCTGCGCAAGATCTATCCCTCGACGCTCAAGATCACGATCGACGAGCGCGTTCCGTTCGCGCTGTGGCAGCATGACCAGTCGGTATCCGTCATCGACCAGACGGGCCGCGTCATCGGCGATGCCGGCGAAGTGCATAACGGCCTGCTTCGTCTGATCGGCAAGGGCGCGGAGACGCGCGTCGACGAGGCGCTCTCGCTGGTGGACCCGTTCCCGGCGCTCCGCGATCGCCTCAAGGCCGCGGTTCTGGTTGGTGAGCGGCGCTGGGATCTCGTGCTCGACAATGGCGTGACCCTGATGCTGCCGGAGGAGCAGCCGGCGACGGCGCTCGCTCAGGTCGCCGCCTTCGATGCAAGCAACGGCCTGCTCTCCAAGGATATCGTCAGCCTCGACCTCCGGCTCGGCGACCGCATGTTTGTGCGCCTGTCGCCGGATGCTGCGGCCAAGCGCCTCGCCGCGATCAAGGAGCAGGAAAAGCTCGCCAAGCGCAGGGGAGCCAGCACCTGATGCCGCTCTTCGTCGCCTCCGATAGCCGCGTACGTCCCTTGCCGACGCGCAAGTCGAGCATCGTCTCGATCCTCGATGTCGGATCCTCCAAGGTCTGCTGCCTGATCGCCCGTCTCAAGCCGCGCGAACTCGGTGACGTTCTGCCGGGCCGCACCCATGCCGTCGAGGTGATTGGCATCGGTCATCAGCGCTCGCGCGGCATCAAGTCCGGCGTCGTCGTCGATCTCGATCAGGCCGAGCAGGCGATCCGCCTTGCCGTCGATGCGGCCGAACGGATGGCCGGCGTCACGGTCGAATCGATCATCGTCAATATTTCCTGCGGCCGTCTGGCAAGCGAGGCCTTTTCAGCGAGCGTGGCGCTGGCCGGCCACGAGATCGTCGAGGCCGATATCCGCCGGGTCCTCTCGGCCGGCCGCGAGCATTCGGTGACGCCGGAGCGCTCCGTGTTGCACTCGCTGCCGATCGGCTATTCGATCGACGGCAATGGCGGCATTCGCGATCCGCGTGGCATGCTCGGCGAGCGCCTCGGCGTCGACATGCACATGGTGACCGGCGAATCCGCGCCGCTGCGCAATCTCGAGCTTTGCATTGCCCGCTGCCATCTCTCGGTCGAGGCGATGGTCGCGACGCCCTATGCAGCGGGGCTTGCCGCCCTGGTCGAGGACGAAACGGAACTGGGTGTTGCCTGCGTCGACATGGGCGGCGGCACCACGACGATCTCCGTGTTCATGGATGGCCAGTTTGTCCATGCCGACGCCCTCGCCATCGGCGGCCAGCATGTCACCACCGACATTGCACGCGGCCTTTCGACCCGGATCGAGGATGCGGAACGGCTGAAGACGATGCATGGCAGCGCGCTGCCCAGCGTGTCCGACGAGCGCGACATCCTTTCTGTCCTGCCGATCGGCGACGACGATCGCGATATTCCCAACCAGCTCCCCCGCTCGGCGCTGACGCGGATCATCCGTGCGCGTACGGAGGAGATGCTGGAACTGGTGCGCGACCGGCTGAACGCTTCTGGCTTCCAGACCATGGTCGGGCGCCGCATCGTTCTCACGGGTGGCGCAAGCCAGCTAACCGGGCTCACCGAGGCGGCGCGCCGCATCCTGGCGCGCAGCGTTCGTCTCGGCCGGCCGCTCGGCGTGACGGGATTGCCGGAGGCGGCCAAGGGGCCGGCTTTCTCGGCGGCCGTCGGCCTTCTGATCTATCCGCAGGTTGCCCAGATCGAACAGGTCTCGGCGGTCCGCGGCCATCGTCTCGCAATGACCGGCACCGGGGGGGTCTTCTCCCGATTCGGGCACTGGTTCCGAGAGAGTTTCTAAGTCGCCGAAAGGCGGGGCGCCGACGGCGAAGCGCCCCAATGCAAATGAAGCGATGCCGGTTAAGCGCCACCGGCAGTAGGGGTCTAGACGACGAGGACACCATGACCATCAACCTGAAGATGCCGGACATTACTGAGCTGAAGCCCAAGATCACGGTCTTCGGGGTTGGCGGCGCTGGTGGCAACGCCGTCAACAATATGATCAGATCGGGCCTTGAAGGCGTCGAGTTCGTTTGCGCGAACACCGACAGCCAGGCCCTTATGTCGTCTCGAGCCGAGCGACTGATCCAGATGGGCGTTGCCGTTACCGAGGGTCTCGGTGCCGGTTCCATGCCTGAAATCGGCCGCGCCGCCGCCGAGGAAGTCATTGACGAGATCAATGATCACCTTGCCGGCTCGCACATGGTGTTCGTGACCGCCGGCATGGGCGGCGGCACCGGCACGGGCGCAGCCCCGGTCATCGCCCGCACGGCCCGTTCGCACGGGATCCTGACCGTCGGCGTGGTGACGAAGCCGTTCCAGTTCGAGGGCGCGCGCCGCATGCGCGTTGCCGAGGCTGGTATCAAGGAACTGCAGGAGAGCGTCGATACGCTCATCGTCATTCCGAACCAGAATCTGTTCCGCATTGCCAACGACAAGACGACCTTCGCGGACGCCTTCTCGATGGCCGACCAGGTTCTCTATTCGGGCGTCGCCTGCATCACCGATCTGATGGTCAAGGAAGGCCTGATCAATCTCGACTTCGCCGACGTTCGCTCGGTGATGCGCGAGATGGGCAAGGCGATGATGGGCACCGGCGAAGCCTCCGGCGACCGTCGCGCGATCATGGCGGCTGAAGCTGCGATCGCCAATCCGCTGCTCGACGAGACGTCGATGCACGGCGCCCGCGGCTTGCTGATCTCGATCACGGGCGGCCGCGATCTGACGCTGTTCGAGGTCGACGAGGCGGCAACCCGCATCCGCGAGGAAGTGGATCCGGACGCCAACATCATCCTCGGCGCCACGTTCGAGGAGAGCCTCGAGGGCGTGATCCGCGTCTCGGTCGTCGCGACCGGCATCGATAGCGATGTCATCGAGGAGCACAATCCGAACGACCAGCGTATCGCCGAGCTGAACCAGCGTATGAAGGCCGCCGCGCAGGCAGCGGTCCAGCAGCCGGCGCCCCGCGCGCCGTCGATCAACACCGAAGTCCGCGCCGCGGCCCCGGCCCAGCAGCTCCGCCAGGCCGTCCAGAGCCAGCCGTCGGCTCGTGATCCTGGCGTCACCATCGCCCCGATGGCGCCGCAGGCCCCGGTCTCCTATGCCGAGGCCGAGCTGGATCACGAGTTCGACATGGTGCCGCATCAGGCTCCGGTCGACGATCACGCTCCGGCACAGCACTTCATCCCGCCGGCAGCCGAGGCGCCTGCATCCACCCGGATGCCGCGCGTCGAGGACTTCCCCGCCGTCGCTCAGCGCGAGATCCATGCCGCTCGCGCCGAGGAGACGCATGAGGAAGATCGCGGTCCGATGAGCCTCCTGCGCCGTCTCGCCCATGTTGGCCTCGGCCGTCGCGAGGAGGAGGCGACCCAGCCGGCCCAGCCGCCGCTCGTTCGCGGCAATCCGCAGCCGCAGGGCGGCGCGCCGCGGACCCAGGTCCGTCCGCCGCAGGCCCCGGCCCAGGCCCCGCGTCAGCAGGGACAGGTTCGGCCGCAGGCTCCGATTCCGCAGCAGGAAGCGGCCTATCGCTCCCGGCAGCAGGAACTCGACCAGCATGGCCGCGTGATGCCGCGCGATGCGCGTCACGAGGATGATCAGCTCGAAATCCCGGCGTTTCTCCGCCGGCAGGCCAACTGAGCTGTCTTAGAAACTGCGAAGACCCGGTGCCGCTTGCGGCGCCGGGTCTCGTGCTATTTGGAGATATGCCGTTCGGGGATCCGGTTACACACGGTTAGAAAGCGTGATTTGTTGACCGTGCTGCACCGCCGTATTCTCCAACTCAAGATGCTGTTGAATATGACGATTCGAGCGGTTGAGGGGGCACTCAGCTGGTCGTGTGTAAAGTCGGGGCATCGGTTCGGAGGCAATCAGGCCTTCGAGTTCTGTGTCTCAGGCGGGGCGAATTGATGGCAAAGCAGCAGGGCACGGCTCAGACGACGTTGCGCGATGCTCTCGTCGTTTCGGGTATCGGCGTGCATAGCGGCAAGCCGGCCACGATGACCCTTAACCCCGCCGACGCCGATACGGGCATCGTGTTTCAGCGCGTCGACGCTTCGGGCGTCTCCACCGTTTCCATCCGCGCCACGATCGAACATCTTCACGCAACGGAATCCTGCACCACCATCGGGAAGATGGGATTGTCGGTAGCGACGATCGAGCATCTTCTGGCGACCTTCAGCGGTCTCGGCGTGGATAATGTGATCGTCGAGATCGACGGTTCGGAAGTGCCGATGATGGATGGTAGCGCCGCCGCATTCGTGTCGCTGCTGGATGGCACCGAAATCGTTTCGGTCGGTGCGCCGCGTCGTTTCATCAAGGTGCTGAAGCCGGTTCGCGTCGATCAGGGCTCTTCCTTCGCCGAGTTGCTGCCTTTTGACGGTCGCCGCTTCGAGAT
This window of the Kaistia algarum genome carries:
- the lpxC gene encoding UDP-3-O-acyl-N-acetylglucosamine deacetylase, with translation MAKQQGTAQTTLRDALVVSGIGVHSGKPATMTLNPADADTGIVFQRVDASGVSTVSIRATIEHLHATESCTTIGKMGLSVATIEHLLATFSGLGVDNVIVEIDGSEVPMMDGSAAAFVSLLDGTEIVSVGAPRRFIKVLKPVRVDQGSSFAELLPFDGRRFEIDIEFDSTLIGRQGFVVDLTPHNFRRDLARARTFGFLKDVEFYMSRGLALGSSLENTVVLGDDRVLNPEGLRFTDEFVRHKTLDAVGDLALAGAPILGAYRSYRGGHRLNARMVEALLADSDAWTFVGDFAESRRQPVRAEIPVRLSAAAFGPDKS
- the ftsZ gene encoding cell division protein FtsZ: MTINLKMPDITELKPKITVFGVGGAGGNAVNNMIRSGLEGVEFVCANTDSQALMSSRAERLIQMGVAVTEGLGAGSMPEIGRAAAEEVIDEINDHLAGSHMVFVTAGMGGGTGTGAAPVIARTARSHGILTVGVVTKPFQFEGARRMRVAEAGIKELQESVDTLIVIPNQNLFRIANDKTTFADAFSMADQVLYSGVACITDLMVKEGLINLDFADVRSVMREMGKAMMGTGEASGDRRAIMAAEAAIANPLLDETSMHGARGLLISITGGRDLTLFEVDEAATRIREEVDPDANIILGATFEESLEGVIRVSVVATGIDSDVIEEHNPNDQRIAELNQRMKAAAQAAVQQPAPRAPSINTEVRAAAPAQQLRQAVQSQPSARDPGVTIAPMAPQAPVSYAEAELDHEFDMVPHQAPVDDHAPAQHFIPPAAEAPASTRMPRVEDFPAVAQREIHAARAEETHEEDRGPMSLLRRLAHVGLGRREEEATQPAQPPLVRGNPQPQGGAPRTQVRPPQAPAQAPRQQGQVRPQAPIPQQEAAYRSRQQELDQHGRVMPRDARHEDDQLEIPAFLRRQAN
- a CDS encoding cell division protein FtsQ/DivIB: MRQISRRKTGQTVEGLAASAGAVPTKFASWFRRRMKVVERMDWRLPAHVGVKGLAVLFAATAIAGIVSAGRVDEVVGEVSHAAGLVVDNVRISGQMETSEVAVLDKLELNPDASLPFINVEAAKARIETLPWVQQATLRKIYPSTLKITIDERVPFALWQHDQSVSVIDQTGRVIGDAGEVHNGLLRLIGKGAETRVDEALSLVDPFPALRDRLKAAVLVGERRWDLVLDNGVTLMLPEEQPATALAQVAAFDASNGLLSKDIVSLDLRLGDRMFVRLSPDAAAKRLAAIKEQEKLAKRRGAST
- a CDS encoding autotransporter outer membrane beta-barrel domain-containing protein, whose protein sequence is MYAISDRARRRALLAATAIAISPVAFAADTTIPNGTTRTTQLTISGIDKLTVDAGGAITTTSNPSVVLSGSGSNLTVDNSGTISSTVGRAIRTSGSSGSFSLTLTNQSGALIEGVDDAIGINRALAGGTVTITNDGTIRSTTSGQALDLNPATGGTVILNNNGLIEANGTSDVVRPGGNATITNYGTIQSMNDGVWNGTEWDRGDGIDFQSNGSGIVNNYGTIEAAKHGITGDTGTTAFQITNYADGLILGRNGSGINFDIPDGATPDQIAALSTAKIVNYGIIAGAAIHDSEHANADGDGVDIDYLANIENHGAILALGAVGDKDGNPDDPNIADAISIGGGTITNTAGALIYSVGRGILVDDSEGGAAYAGVTINNAGWIVSETGEAITVRGNNLNQIGNSGVIFGDIKTGGGVDWLTNSGLVFGSIDLGNGLSQVNNSGAITGSLSMGSGASFILNSGLVGGSVSLGLGSDQMTNEGLILGGVDLGADGGDSLNNRGVIVGSVIGDGWGTSVGNSGGIGGDVAIGSGTLANTGWIGGSVGLTGILTNSGWIGGNANVVAGTIDNSGSIGGDVGIQSGDGDLTNSGWIGGNVGFGSGNNDIDNSGSIVGNIIAGSGNDWFSNSGFIGGSVDLGSGSDYVDNDGSIGGGVAMGFGALDNAGSIGGSVSGSSYLTNYGLIGGGVAMLADTYTRMDNFGTIGGSVDLGNSGAWLNNFGSIGGDLSVSGSDAILYNIGWIGGSVATGVGNDFLFSLGIGGNVTMGDGADALLAAGTIGGNVSMGDGDDIVDLPDGPSVAGTLDGGTGFDSLSIWSSLSGVSTLKGVTNFETLGVYSGDWTFGDNEAYSAGVTVYSSASLAVNTALSAVTTVEGGATLSGGGSVSGLVTAGVGAVIVPGTGTSGQLTVNGSASLTDATLKVGMAGNGASNRLAVTGSAAINGGTVVLNLAPGPYVVGAKATVVSAAGGITGAGFSSLQAPSLLFITPTLDMDANTVTISLDRNGIPFASFAQTANERAVANALDQSHGGSQLYNYVASSQTSVGLAEGYDSLSGEIHADLAGTLFDQSMQTELTLLERLRQIGVPHKTAQPSQKLGYGEEAKPNSAAFDALEASGPRYSGWTQAFGSWLNRDGSDNGNTAATDSSVGGALVGADFSNDNYTFGLAGGYSWGSADTSKWSSSADIDTALIALYGGVAFDAVKLRGGASMGWSSIDTMRVASIAGILERPQANYNATTGNVFGEVAYDAKVGSATLSPYVGLGWVSVNADDFTETNAPLTGLSSSGASYETTYSTLGARFSSDIFLNGVRVTPRGMLGWRHAFDDVSPEAAMLFVNTGTGFTVAGTPIAQDSALVEAGADLAFNERVSLGFTYSGSFADNANSNTVKLTGEVRF
- a CDS encoding D-alanine--D-alanine ligase, which translates into the protein MLAKHVAVLMGGWSSERPVSLNSGKGCADALETAGYRVTRVDVQRDIAEVLAKLKPDVAFNALHGPYGEDGSIQGVLEILGIPYTHSGVLASALAMNKARAKDVMKAAGIPVAESILMHRLDVAKAHPMEPPYVVKPVAEGSSFGVLIVREGALHPPQQLFAEDWRYGDTVMVERYIAGRELTCGVKGDEAFDIIELVTEDGGWYDYDAKYSDNGARHVIPAPLLPDIYQSIRNLSVRAHRALGCRGISRADFRFDDRPGGTGELVCLEVNTQPGMTATSLVPDMARYAGMDFPALVSWMVEDASCGR
- the ftsA gene encoding cell division protein FtsA; its protein translation is MPLFVASDSRVRPLPTRKSSIVSILDVGSSKVCCLIARLKPRELGDVLPGRTHAVEVIGIGHQRSRGIKSGVVVDLDQAEQAIRLAVDAAERMAGVTVESIIVNISCGRLASEAFSASVALAGHEIVEADIRRVLSAGREHSVTPERSVLHSLPIGYSIDGNGGIRDPRGMLGERLGVDMHMVTGESAPLRNLELCIARCHLSVEAMVATPYAAGLAALVEDETELGVACVDMGGGTTTISVFMDGQFVHADALAIGGQHVTTDIARGLSTRIEDAERLKTMHGSALPSVSDERDILSVLPIGDDDRDIPNQLPRSALTRIIRARTEEMLELVRDRLNASGFQTMVGRRIVLTGGASQLTGLTEAARRILARSVRLGRPLGVTGLPEAAKGPAFSAAVGLLIYPQVAQIEQVSAVRGHRLAMTGTGGVFSRFGHWFRESF